In Candidatus Sulfotelmatobacter sp., a single window of DNA contains:
- a CDS encoding carboxymuconolactone decarboxylase family protein codes for MSRDANSSRLQALLAPTGTGEPRIAPARPRELGLLARAVAVIIARVTGTGPPNIFTTLGRHPRLFRAWLRYSAHLMPFGTLPRPDTELVILRVAWRCGSAYEWHQHVPLALRVGLTAAEVAGAAGEPHGFTARRQALLAAVDELLADRALTDTTWRAVRDALSEREAIELFL; via the coding sequence GTGAGCCGCGACGCAAACAGCTCGAGGCTGCAGGCGTTGCTCGCGCCCACGGGCACCGGCGAGCCGCGCATCGCGCCGGCGCGGCCGCGCGAGCTGGGGCTGCTGGCCCGGGCTGTGGCGGTCATCATCGCCCGCGTGACCGGCACCGGCCCGCCGAACATCTTCACGACGCTCGGCCGCCACCCGCGCCTGTTCCGCGCGTGGCTGCGCTACTCGGCGCACCTGATGCCGTTCGGGACGCTCCCGCGCCCCGACACCGAGCTCGTGATCCTGCGCGTTGCCTGGCGCTGCGGCTCGGCGTACGAGTGGCACCAACACGTCCCGCTGGCGCTGCGCGTCGGCTTGACGGCCGCCGAGGTTGCGGGCGCGGCCGGCGAGCCGCACGGCTTCACCGCCCGCCGGCAGGCCCTGCTCGCTGCCGTCGACGAGCTCCTTGCCGATCGAGCGTTGACCGACACGACCTGGCGTGCGGTGCGCGACGCGCTCAGCGAGCGCGAGGCGATCGAGCTGTTCCTG